From a region of the Paenibacillus sp. FSL R10-2734 genome:
- a CDS encoding GNAT family N-acetyltransferase: MNIFFHRYIEMLYPYSDLLTTSTNYEAVALVFHSERQTGTWISNVNYMKQIGLAILKCLPICRIIGVRGFIRGLTILRSMSSLWLSMFGDQKYLHLDMLAVQERYRGQGYVSKIMKPLLAECREKNALCTLETQTPSNLPIYEHYQFLTVKVIPLPNSSLEQYCMACTPDATE; encoded by the coding sequence TTGAATATTTTTTTTCATCGTTATATTGAGATGTTGTATCCTTATTCGGATTTACTAACGACGTCAACTAATTATGAAGCTGTCGCATTGGTGTTCCATTCGGAGCGTCAGACAGGGACATGGATTTCGAACGTCAACTATATGAAACAGATTGGGCTTGCGATTCTCAAGTGTTTACCGATTTGCCGAATCATTGGTGTGCGAGGATTTATTAGAGGACTAACTATTCTACGCAGTATGAGTTCCTTATGGTTATCGATGTTTGGTGATCAGAAGTATTTGCATTTGGATATGCTTGCAGTGCAAGAACGCTATCGTGGACAAGGATACGTATCCAAGATCATGAAACCGCTGCTCGCCGAATGCCGTGAGAAGAATGCTTTATGCACATTAGAGACACAGACACCAAGCAATCTACCCATCTACGAGCATTATCAGTTCCTCACGGTCAAAGTTATCCCTTTACCAAATAGTTCTCTAGAGCAGTATTGTATGGCATGTACTCCAGATGCTACTGAGTAG
- a CDS encoding multidrug efflux MFS transporter yields the protein MSMWKRNLIVCWFGMFVTGVGMSQIAPVLPLYIKHLGVDNADSVAQFSGIAFGITFIVSAIFSPIWGLAADRFGRKPMLLRASLGMAIVISCMGFAPNVYVLIALRLLQGTITGYSTACTTLIATQTDKEHAGYALGTLSTASIAGALLGPTIGGFIAESMGLQSSFFVTGGLMLVAFITTALFVKESFHREDKKTLSMKEVWSSVPEKSLTLTLFVTFFILTVALYTVEPIITVYVTQLSKSASHVALLAGMTFSASGLANIIAAPRLGKLSDRIGAQKVILVALIAAGLLFIPQAFVQNPWQLMGLRFLLGLAAGGLIPSVNILVKKITPDALTGRVFGFNMSAGYLGTFAGSVLGGQVAAWFEIRDVFFITSVLLLINAGWVYFKVYKKLSLNGRENNGRLKEIRN from the coding sequence ATGTCCATGTGGAAAAGGAATTTGATCGTTTGCTGGTTTGGTATGTTTGTAACGGGTGTAGGTATGAGCCAGATTGCGCCAGTATTGCCACTCTACATTAAGCATCTTGGCGTGGACAACGCCGATTCCGTAGCTCAGTTTTCGGGCATTGCTTTTGGGATTACCTTTATCGTTTCAGCCATATTTTCACCTATTTGGGGGCTGGCGGCAGACAGGTTCGGACGGAAACCAATGCTTTTGCGGGCAAGTCTTGGGATGGCGATTGTGATAAGCTGTATGGGTTTTGCACCCAATGTGTATGTATTAATTGCACTAAGATTATTACAGGGCACAATTACGGGTTATAGTACAGCTTGTACTACATTAATCGCAACTCAGACGGATAAGGAACATGCAGGATATGCTTTAGGAACCCTTTCAACGGCTAGTATTGCTGGAGCTTTGCTTGGCCCAACGATTGGTGGTTTCATTGCAGAGAGCATGGGTTTACAAAGTTCATTTTTTGTTACGGGTGGACTGATGCTGGTTGCCTTCATTACAACGGCTTTGTTCGTGAAGGAATCTTTTCATCGAGAAGATAAAAAGACGCTTAGTATGAAGGAAGTCTGGAGTAGTGTTCCAGAGAAAAGCCTAACGCTAACCTTGTTTGTAACCTTCTTTATTCTAACTGTTGCTTTATACACTGTAGAACCGATCATTACGGTATATGTTACTCAGCTCTCCAAGAGTGCTAGTCATGTGGCTCTGCTTGCAGGGATGACTTTCTCAGCTTCAGGGCTGGCTAATATCATTGCGGCTCCAAGGCTTGGCAAGCTGTCTGACCGAATAGGTGCTCAAAAAGTTATACTAGTTGCGCTTATAGCGGCAGGACTTCTATTCATCCCACAAGCGTTTGTTCAGAATCCTTGGCAGTTAATGGGTCTGCGTTTTCTACTAGGATTAGCGGCAGGTGGGTTAATACCTTCTGTGAATATCCTCGTTAAGAAAATAACACCAGATGCTCTTACAGGCAGAGTATTTGGCTTTAACATGTCGGCAGGTTATCTTGGCACATTTGCGGGTTCGGTTCTAGGTGGGCAAGTGGCAGCCTGGTTTGAGATCCGAGATGTATTCTTTATTACGAGTGTTTTGCTATTGATAAATGCAGGCTGGGTTTATTTTAAAGTGTATAAAAAACTAAGCTTAAATGGGAGAGAAAACAATGGGAGACTTAAAGAGATCAGAAACTGA
- a CDS encoding AraC family transcriptional regulator, with translation MNINNLFFHILYCNYRYFDDPKRNWSKLVRTLQHHELLLVTGGKGSFMIERKKYSFKAGMLFYISPGVKQSIEIDAEDPLCFLSVHFNYAKVSMDEEKWGINGHVETLNLQDVTEMKDYYQVEDIFGKMIQSWNTKLPGYEFVAKTFLQQLIIAIAQNTQKQSQNYSTSLKVEKIINYMHQKINHKVTLGELSDMVQLSPAYLSRAFKEITGYSIIEFFNKMKMDKAKELILEGDIKIKEVAQAIGFTDEFYFSRIFKRMTGISPSEFQSKNVHGV, from the coding sequence ATGAATATAAATAATCTATTTTTTCACATTCTGTATTGTAATTACAGATACTTCGATGACCCCAAGAGAAATTGGAGCAAGCTTGTTAGAACCCTCCAGCATCATGAACTTCTCTTAGTGACTGGTGGGAAGGGCAGTTTTATGATTGAGCGAAAAAAATATTCGTTTAAAGCGGGTATGTTATTCTATATTTCTCCAGGTGTTAAGCAATCAATAGAGATAGATGCTGAAGATCCCTTATGCTTTCTGTCCGTTCATTTCAACTATGCGAAGGTGAGCATGGACGAGGAGAAATGGGGAATTAATGGTCATGTAGAGACACTCAATCTTCAAGATGTAACGGAAATGAAGGATTATTATCAGGTGGAAGATATCTTCGGTAAAATGATTCAGAGCTGGAATACTAAACTGCCAGGATATGAGTTTGTAGCGAAGACTTTTTTACAGCAGCTAATCATCGCGATTGCTCAAAATACACAAAAACAAAGTCAAAATTACTCTACTTCCTTAAAGGTGGAAAAAATCATCAACTATATGCATCAAAAGATAAACCATAAAGTGACCTTGGGTGAATTGTCTGACATGGTGCAGCTGTCACCTGCTTATTTGTCGAGAGCGTTCAAAGAGATTACAGGTTATTCGATCATTGAGTTCTTTAATAAAATGAAAATGGATAAAGCGAAAGAGCTAATTCTCGAAGGGGACATAAAAATCAAAGAGGTTGCGCAAGCCATTGGATTTACGGATGAATTTTATTTCAGCCGAATTTTTAAAAGAATGACAGGCATCAGCCCTTCTGAATTTCAGAGCAAAAATGTCCATGGAGTTTAG
- a CDS encoding DUF6063 family protein, producing MSYTLEQVQLASRLFFELLRKKVIPLDDPAAAECLQDAGTYDALQYVAKEAGCRVMNSGHRLHLLVNPLGSVFATNFTQLKNKYSRIERKTHLHIINIIILVFLAEMDQDETHFKSGQDSMSYIQISDQVSSLFQAWMQMDDEGRFSQQWRLDIQAMSKVWTNLYMQTKSQEESDLLTRGAGSRIGLIHEGMKLLEEEKLVFISESEKRIFPREELYERMRYLYHDVDRYQELKKLIGRTLAEKDGAINAAD from the coding sequence ATGAGTTATACATTAGAACAGGTACAGCTAGCTTCACGGCTATTTTTTGAATTACTACGTAAAAAGGTAATCCCTCTCGATGATCCTGCGGCTGCTGAATGCCTTCAGGATGCAGGAACATATGATGCGCTTCAATATGTTGCTAAGGAGGCAGGCTGCCGAGTGATGAATTCCGGACACCGTCTCCATTTGTTGGTCAATCCACTCGGGTCAGTGTTCGCCACCAACTTTACCCAGTTGAAGAATAAATATTCACGAATTGAGCGCAAAACTCATTTACATATCATTAATATCATCATCCTTGTTTTTCTGGCCGAGATGGATCAGGACGAGACTCACTTTAAGTCCGGGCAGGACAGTATGTCCTATATACAGATATCCGATCAGGTGTCTTCACTTTTTCAAGCATGGATGCAGATGGATGATGAGGGGCGGTTTAGCCAGCAGTGGCGTTTGGATATCCAAGCGATGTCGAAGGTGTGGACTAATCTCTATATGCAAACTAAGAGTCAGGAAGAAAGCGATCTTCTGACAAGAGGCGCAGGCTCACGAATTGGTCTGATTCATGAAGGCATGAAGCTTCTGGAAGAGGAGAAGCTCGTGTTCATCTCGGAGTCAGAGAAGCGGATATTCCCACGGGAAGAGCTTTATGAGAGAATGCGGTATTTATATCATGATGTCGACCGGTATCAGGAATTAAAGAAACTCATCGGACGAACTTTAGCTGAGAAAGACGGTGCTATTAATGCCGCGGATTGA
- a CDS encoding DMT family transporter — MDHRKPNTGHLLALITIIIWGTTFISSKILLTDFTPVEILFFRFLLGYFVLLLIYSRPVRTKSFKEELLFIAAGLCGITLYFLLENIALVYTLASNVGVIVSIAPFFTAVIAHFFLEEEKFHRQFVIGFVIALSGIILIGLNGSFLLKLNPIGDLLAFIAPMVWAIYSVLMRKISGLQVHTIGATRKVFFYGILFMLPALFIFDFHLDLGRFKDTQNITNILFLGLGASALCFVTWNRAVGILGAVKTSVYIYIVPVVTVIASALILNEKITLATILGTLLTLTGSYISERKAK; from the coding sequence ATGGATCATCGTAAGCCCAATACGGGACATCTGCTGGCTCTAATTACGATTATCATCTGGGGAACAACCTTTATCTCTTCAAAAATACTGTTAACAGACTTTACTCCTGTTGAAATTCTGTTCTTCCGCTTTCTATTGGGTTACTTTGTTTTGTTACTGATCTATTCACGTCCAGTGCGAACGAAGTCGTTTAAGGAAGAATTACTATTTATTGCAGCAGGATTATGTGGAATTACTTTATATTTTCTTCTGGAAAATATTGCTCTAGTCTATACCCTTGCTTCCAACGTAGGCGTGATTGTCTCGATCGCTCCTTTCTTCACAGCGGTTATAGCTCACTTCTTTTTAGAGGAGGAGAAATTTCATCGTCAGTTTGTTATTGGATTTGTAATTGCGCTATCAGGAATTATTTTAATCGGGTTGAATGGGAGTTTTCTACTAAAACTGAACCCGATCGGAGACCTCTTGGCTTTCATAGCCCCTATGGTTTGGGCCATTTACTCTGTATTAATGCGAAAAATAAGCGGCTTACAGGTTCACACGATTGGGGCTACCCGCAAAGTATTTTTTTATGGCATCCTCTTTATGCTGCCAGCTTTGTTTATCTTTGATTTCCATCTGGATCTAGGTAGGTTCAAAGACACCCAAAATATTACCAACATCCTCTTCTTAGGACTGGGAGCTTCAGCTTTATGTTTTGTGACCTGGAATCGGGCTGTAGGAATCTTAGGAGCCGTAAAAACAAGTGTGTATATTTATATCGTCCCTGTAGTTACAGTGATTGCCTCTGCCCTTATCCTGAATGAAAAGATTACCTTGGCAACCATACTGGGAACCTTGTTGACACTAACCGGTTCGTATATTTCTGAACGTAAAGCTAAATAG
- a CDS encoding AraC family transcriptional regulator, protein MTREVRTIVFDSDLNFEAYRFEGIMQKFPNHFHDHYVIGFIEQGKRLMICNNAEHILNSGDVIIFNPQDPHSCEPLDGNSFDYRAFNIQPEIMRKYVLEITGMDYLPRFTHNALYQSELAISLDDLHQMIVEDQTDFQKEELFLFLLEQLLREYSDAEPFYSSQDLTSEIKTICEYIEKYYAQNITLNQLSELTGLSKYHLLRLFTRQKGISPYRYLETIRINQAKRLLEQGILPIEVASLTGFSDQSHFTNFFKKLIGLTPKQYMRIFIQQPGQTQSIERTI, encoded by the coding sequence GTGACTCGTGAAGTTCGAACCATCGTCTTCGATAGCGACTTGAATTTTGAAGCCTATCGCTTTGAAGGGATCATGCAGAAATTCCCCAACCATTTCCATGACCATTACGTTATAGGTTTTATTGAACAAGGCAAAAGACTTATGATTTGTAACAATGCAGAGCATATCCTTAACAGCGGAGACGTGATTATCTTTAATCCGCAGGATCCCCACTCCTGTGAACCGCTGGACGGGAATTCCTTTGACTATCGTGCCTTTAATATTCAGCCAGAGATTATGCGTAAGTATGTGCTTGAAATTACCGGCATGGACTACTTGCCTCGGTTCACACATAATGCTCTTTACCAAAGTGAACTGGCGATCTCATTAGATGATCTACATCAAATGATAGTAGAGGATCAAACTGATTTTCAAAAAGAAGAATTGTTTCTGTTTCTCCTGGAGCAGCTTCTGAGAGAATATTCCGATGCAGAGCCCTTCTATTCTTCACAAGACCTTACCTCTGAAATCAAAACGATTTGCGAATACATAGAGAAATATTATGCGCAGAATATTACCCTCAATCAATTAAGTGAATTGACAGGCTTAAGCAAATATCATTTGCTGCGTTTATTTACAAGACAAAAAGGGATATCACCTTATCGATACTTGGAAACCATTCGGATTAACCAGGCTAAACGACTATTAGAACAAGGAATACTCCCCATAGAAGTGGCCTCTCTAACCGGATTCAGTGATCAGAGCCATTTCACAAATTTTTTCAAAAAATTGATTGGCTTAACCCCTAAGCAATATATGCGTATATTTATTCAGCAACCGGGACAAACGCAATCAATAGAACGCACGATATGA
- a CDS encoding hydrolase, translating to MGDLKRSETECLDAKKTALVVIDLQNGIVNMPNKAPYTGEQVVQKGSSLVQAFTEKGAFVVLVRVSSLDGHDMLRPQTDMKMNAGSIPEGWDTLVPELSDFKNAYVISKRQWGAFFGTDLDLQLRRRGIDTIVLCGISTSIGVDTTAREAYQLGYNQVFVEDAMTASTKEEHDYVCKTIFPRIGKIRTTEEVVLALK from the coding sequence ATGGGAGACTTAAAGAGATCAGAAACTGAATGTCTTGATGCAAAGAAAACGGCACTGGTTGTAATCGACTTGCAAAATGGAATTGTTAACATGCCTAATAAGGCTCCATATACAGGTGAGCAGGTGGTTCAGAAGGGTAGCAGTTTAGTTCAAGCCTTCACGGAAAAGGGTGCGTTTGTAGTACTTGTGAGAGTATCCTCGTTAGATGGACATGATATGTTAAGACCTCAAACAGATATGAAGATGAATGCAGGATCCATTCCAGAAGGCTGGGATACCTTGGTACCTGAATTATCTGACTTCAAAAACGCATATGTGATATCTAAACGTCAGTGGGGGGCATTCTTCGGAACGGATCTTGATTTGCAGCTACGGCGTCGTGGTATAGATACAATTGTCTTGTGTGGTATTTCTACATCCATAGGTGTGGACACGACAGCTAGAGAAGCTTATCAGCTTGGGTACAACCAAGTTTTTGTGGAGGATGCAATGACTGCCTCTACAAAAGAAGAGCATGACTATGTGTGTAAAACCATTTTCCCTAGAATCGGCAAGATTCGGACCACGGAAGAAGTCGTATTGGCTTTAAAATAG